Genomic window (Myxococcales bacterium):
ACCAGGCCTGGGCCAGCTTCCTCGCGCACTACGCCGGGCTCCAGCCCGCGCTCGACGTCGTCTTCTTCACGCTCTACTGGGCGCTGCCGGTCGGCGCGCTGGTGCTGCTGTTCCGGCCGCGCTGGCTCGGGCTGCTCTTGACCGCGATCATCGTCGGCACGCTCGCGACGACGATGGCCCTGCTGGCGCTCGAGGAGTTCGGCTCGATGTGGTGCTGGTCGAGCGCGGCGCTGATCGTCGTCGCGCTGGCCACCGGCGCGCGCGGCCGCCGCGGTACCACGGCCCGACGATGACGGCCGACGATCGCTACCGGGTCTCGATCGAAGGCGGCCGCGTGGTCATGGACATGCGCGCGCCGCTCGACATGGAGTGGTCGGTGCCGGCCGGAGAGGTGCTCACCGAGGGCCGCGCCGCCGACTGGATCCGGTCGTGCATGGGCGAGGACGAGCTCGCGCGCATCCGCGAGCTGATCCGGTCGCCGCCGCCGCCGCCGGTGCTGCCGGTGGTCGAGGCGGTCGACGGGCTGGTCGAGCCGCTGCGCGCGTTCGCGCTGGATCTCGCGGTCCACTTCGGGGTCGAGCACGGCGCCGACGCGCTGCGCCTGCGCGCGTGGACGATGCCCGAGCGCGACCTCGATCGCAGCACGAGCTGGTCCGAGCACCTGGTCGCCGACCTCGACGACGCGGATCATTGCATCCGGTTCATGGCGCAGAACGCCTACTGGCACGAGGGCGCGCGGTCGCGCTCGACCGTGCACGTCCACGCCTGGGCCCGCGCGCTGGCGAGCAGGCGCGACATCGTCGCGGAGGCGGTCGGCCCGCTCGAGGTGACGCTGGCGGTCGTCGCCGACGACGTGGCCGCGGTGACGCGCCTGCTCGAGGCGCGCCTCGGGCCGGTCGGCGCGCGGGTCCGGTGGGGCGGGCGCTGACCGAGGGCTCGCCGAGCACGGCGGCGGCGCGGGCCCGCACGCGCGCGGCCAGCTCATCGAGCGGGCCGGGCCCGAGCGGACGGCGCACCAGGTAGGCCGCTCAGCCGCGCGACGGGAACACGCCGTCGATCGCGATGATGTAGGTGAGCGCCAGGTACGGCTGCATGTTGCTCGCGCCGGCGGCGGCCGCGGTGGCGCCGGTGCCCGCGGCGACCGTCGTCGATGGCAGCGCCGCGTCGCCGCCCTGGGTCCCGGGCGGCCCGTGGATGGGCACGCGGCCGCGCAGGTCGGGCAGCGCGAACGTGGTACGGCCGTCGCCGCCGTAGGTGGTGCCCAGCAGCGAGAACAGCGCCGCGAAGTGCTGGATCGGCATCATCCGGCCGTCGCACGCGGCCCAGCCGGTGGGCACGAACGCGCCGGCGAACAGCTTGATCTCTCCGAGGATCGGCATGGTCACTCCGTCGAGGCGCGCGCCGGGTACACGCCGGCGACGGCGATGAGGTACTGCGTGGTCAGGTCAGGCTGGGCGTTGGCGCCGGCCGCGGCGACGGTCGCGCCGGTGCCGGCGGCGACCTCGATCGAGGCGACGGTGGCGTCGCCTCCGCGTGTGCCCGCCGGCAGCGCGGGGCTGGCGCCGACGACCACGCGGCCGCGCAGGTCGGGCAGCGCGAACGTGTCGACGCCGGTGCCGCCGAACCGGGTCTGGAGCAGCGCGTACAGCGCCATGTTGTCGGCGATCGCGAGGAGCTGACCGTCGCACGGCGCCCAGCCCCTGGGCGCGAACCTGCCGGCGAACATCCGCAGCTCGCCGAGCATCGGTCGGTCGCCGTCGTCGTTGGGCACCGGCTCGCCGACGATCGTGCCCGCGGGCGGTGGCTCGGGCTCGACCATCGCCGGCGGGTCCGTCACGGGGCCCGCGTCGGGCGATGCCTCGACGACGCCGCCGGCGTCCGCCTCGGGGGCGGGCGGCGGTGGTCCGAGCGGCGCGGTCATCGGTCCGCACGCGGGCAACGCCACCGCGGCCGCGACCCCGGCGCCGCTCCACTGCAAGAACTCGCGTCGCTTCACGGCGCCGACGATACACCAGACGCGATCAACGGGGCCGCACGGTCAGCGCGCGCGGGCACGGCCTCGACGTGACCGATCGGGAACGGCCCAGGGACGATCTCGAGGCGGGTGACCTCGAAGCCGCCGGCCGCGAGCGCGGCGCGCAGGCTGTCGGCGTCGAACCGTCGCCGGCCCGGGAACCCGGTCAACGCGAACACCCGCGACAGCAGCGCCGCGCGCCAGGTCGCGCGATGGAGATAGGTCGGGGCCACGAGCACGCCATCGGGGTGGAGCACGCGGCGCAGGCTGGCCAGCGCCCGCGGCAGATCGGGCACGAGGTGCAGCACGTTGGCGGCGACGACCGCGTCGAAGCTGGCGTCGGCGTAGGGCAGGTCGTACAGGTCGGCCCGGGCGCAGGTGACGTTGGCGAGGCCGGCCGCGCGCACGGTCGCCGCGAGCTGATCGACCATCGCGTCGGCGTAGTCGGTGGCGATCAGCGCGCCGACCTCGGGCGCGATCGCGGTGGTGAAGGCGCCGGTCCCCGCCGCGAGCTCGAGGACCTGGGCGCGGCCGCGCACGGCGGTGGCCGCGAGCACCCGCGCGCACGCCAGCGGCCCGTCGAGCAGGCGCGTCGAGCGATCGTAGCGTCGCGCGTGGCGCTGCCAGTACGCGTGGCCGGGGTCCGGCGGTGCGACGTCAGGAGCGCGCGGGGCGGTCATGCTCAGGGATAGCACCGCCGGCGGCGGCGCCGCGCGAACGCGAGCCGTCGCGCGATCGTCGTCGGCGGCGAACGCGAGCGCGGGGCACATCGGGACGGCGTGGTCGAGACAACCTCGGCGCGCTCGCGTAGCGTCGGCGGATGCGCCGCGCTCACTGCACGATCCTGATCGCCCTCGCCGTCGTCCCGATGGTGACCGCCTGCGGCAAGCAGGCAGACAAGCAGACCGACAAGCAGACCGACAAGCAGACCGACAAGCAGACCGACAAGCAGACCGACAAGCAGGCCTCGCAGGCCGCGGAGCCGACGGTCCAGATCGGCGCCTACACGGTGCCGGTGCCGTCGGGGTGGCGCACCGAGTCGGATCCGTCCGACGGCCGGGTCGCCCTCCAGACCGTGCAGCGCGACCCGCCGGTGAGCGTCGTGCTGTCGAAGGCGCCCGAGCCGCTGCCGTTCGACCCGACCGACCCCGCCGCGTGCGCCGCCAACGGCCGCAACCTCGGCGATGTGATCGAGGCGCCGGCGGTGATCGAGCTGCCCGCCGGCCGGGCGTGCGCGGTGCGCGCGGCCCGGGGCGAGCGGCTGACGTCGATGGTGGTGCTGGCCGCCGACGGCCACGGCCTGATGGCCCAGTGCATCTATCGCGACCAGGCCGACGTCGGCGACTGTGACGCGATCTTCAAGCGGATCGCCCGCGCGCGCTGATCACGGCGCTGGGCAGGGCCGCCGCTGGCGCGTCGCCGCGGTCGGACGCCCTGCGGATCGAGCAGACCGCCGCCGTCCCCGCGCGTCCGGCTCGGCGAGACGGGCTCGCGACATCGACGGACCGCGGCCGCGCCAGACCGTGCGGTCCGGCGACCTCGGTGAGGTACGATGGGCCGATGGCGCGGACGATCCGGCTCACCCTCGCGGTCGTCGTGGCGATGCTGTGGTTGGGCCGGGCGCGGCCGGCCCAGGCCCAGTACATCTGCGCCAACTTCTTTCCGACCGCGACCGGCACCTACGCCGATCTGCTGCCGGTGACGGTCAGCGGGGTGACCACGACCGCGACGGCGCACGGGATCACCGGGCTCGCGCTGGGCGGGGCGAGCCCGACCTGCACGACCTACCAGCTCGGGCAGATCGTGGCGCGCTTCGACTTCGAGCTGGTCGACGTCGACCCCGGCGAGCGCTTCACCGTCGACCTCAACGGCAGCGCCTACCCGCTGACCGCGGGTCACCTGATCATGAACCCCTACGGCACGGCCCAGCCGGTGACGGTCATCGCCGGCGGCGTCGAGGCGAGCGGCGGCGACGGCTCGGGCTACCTCGAGATCACCGAGCCGATGATGACCCAGCTGCGCGTGTGCGGCAGCGGCGGCGACGGCGTGATCGTCCGGATCACGATCAACTCGTACTGCCAGTGCGGCAACGGCAACAAGCACTTCAACGAGGACTGCGACGACGGCGGGTTCGTCGCCGGAGATGGCTGCTCGCCGGTCTGCGAGATCGAGTCCGGCTGGGTGTGCACGGGCAACCCCAGCGCGTGCTCGATGACCTGCGGCAACGGCGCGCTCGAGCCGGGCGAGCAGTGCGACGACGGCGGCAACGTCGGCGGCGACGGCTGCACGGCCGCGTGCGTGATCCAGTCGGGCTGGGTGTGCGCCGGCGGCGGGCCGGGCTCGTGCGAGCCCGACGTCGACTTCGACGGCGTCGGGGGCAGCGGCGACAACTGTCCGACCGTCGGCAACCCGAGCCAGACCGACGGTGACGGCGACGGCCCCGGCGACGCCTGCGACAACTGCCCGGCGGTGGTCAACACGCTGCAGTTCGACAGCGACGGGGACGGCGCCGGCGACGCCTGTGACAGCTGCGCGATGCTGCCCAACCCGTCGCAGACCGACAGTGACTTCGACGGCGTCGGCGACGCCTGCGACAACTGCGTGATGCTGGCCAACCCGCTGCAGTTCGACAGCGACGGG
Coding sequences:
- a CDS encoding tail fiber protein, with the translated sequence MTMPILGEIKLFAGAFVPTGWAACDGRMMPIQHFAALFSLLGTTYGGDGRTTFALPDLRGRVPIHGPPGTQGGDAALPSTTVAAGTGATAAAAGASNMQPYLALTYIIAIDGVFPSRG
- a CDS encoding tail fiber protein, which encodes MKRREFLQWSGAGVAAAVALPACGPMTAPLGPPPPAPEADAGGVVEASPDAGPVTDPPAMVEPEPPPAGTIVGEPVPNDDGDRPMLGELRMFAGRFAPRGWAPCDGQLLAIADNMALYALLQTRFGGTGVDTFALPDLRGRVVVGASPALPAGTRGGDATVASIEVAAGTGATVAAAGANAQPDLTTQYLIAVAGVYPARASTE
- a CDS encoding methyltransferase domain-containing protein, giving the protein MTAPRAPDVAPPDPGHAYWQRHARRYDRSTRLLDGPLACARVLAATAVRGRAQVLELAAGTGAFTTAIAPEVGALIATDYADAMVDQLAATVRAAGLANVTCARADLYDLPYADASFDAVVAANVLHLVPDLPRALASLRRVLHPDGVLVAPTYLHRATWRAALLSRVFALTGFPGRRRFDADSLRAALAAGGFEVTRLEIVPGPFPIGHVEAVPARADRAAPLIASGVSSAP
- a CDS encoding thrombospondin type 3 repeat-containing protein; this translates as MARTIRLTLAVVVAMLWLGRARPAQAQYICANFFPTATGTYADLLPVTVSGVTTTATAHGITGLALGGASPTCTTYQLGQIVARFDFELVDVDPGERFTVDLNGSAYPLTAGHLIMNPYGTAQPVTVIAGGVEASGGDGSGYLEITEPMMTQLRVCGSGGDGVIVRITINSYCQCGNGNKHFNEDCDDGGFVAGDGCSPVCEIESGWVCTGNPSACSMTCGNGALEPGEQCDDGGNVGGDGCTAACVIQSGWVCAGGGPGSCEPDVDFDGVGGSGDNCPTVGNPSQTDGDGDGPGDACDNCPAVVNTLQFDSDGDGAGDACDSCAMLPNPSQTDSDFDGVGDACDNCVMLANPLQFDSDGDGVGDACDNCVMVPNPLQADSDGDGLGDVCDPTPMGVDAGVVDAGVVDAGVVDAGVVDAGVIDAPLVDAPLVDAPLVDAPLVDAPLVDAPLVDAGLIDAPLIDAGLIDAPLIDAGLIDAPDPTADAMPGLDAAPRDATALDAPPDLPGDAGGCCQTGGSPASALALAAATAALVRRRRRRD